A section of the Streptomyces sp. NBC_01591 genome encodes:
- a CDS encoding rubredoxin — translation MSRYHCPACGFVYDETEGWPEEGIAPGTRWEDIPDDWSCPDCGAARADFEMSEITHT, via the coding sequence ATGAGCCGCTACCACTGCCCGGCGTGCGGCTTCGTGTACGACGAGACCGAAGGCTGGCCGGAGGAGGGGATCGCCCCCGGCACCCGCTGGGAGGACATCCCCGATGACTGGTCGTGCCCCGACTGCGGCGCAGCCAGGGCGGACTTCGAGATGTCCGAGATCACGCATACCTGA